Proteins from one Mycobacterium sp. SMC-2 genomic window:
- a CDS encoding TetR/AcrR family transcriptional regulator, with the protein MAQPARSLRADAARNRARVLDVAYQTFATEGLSVPIDEVARRAGVGAGTVYRHFPTKEALFAAVIENRMQRLVDDGHTLLETEGAGEALFAFLRSMVLQWGAADRGLVDALSGIGIDIACAAPEADDAFKAMLGELLRAAQEAGTARRDIEMRDLKAILVGCQAMQAYDSALAERATDVVIDGLRVQR; encoded by the coding sequence GTGGCCCAACCCGCACGGTCGTTGCGCGCCGACGCAGCGCGCAACCGTGCCCGCGTGCTGGACGTCGCCTACCAGACCTTCGCGACCGAAGGCCTGTCCGTGCCCATCGACGAGGTCGCACGCCGCGCCGGGGTCGGCGCCGGCACCGTCTACCGGCACTTCCCGACCAAGGAGGCATTGTTCGCCGCGGTCATCGAGAACCGGATGCAGCGGCTCGTGGACGACGGCCACACGCTGCTGGAAACCGAGGGGGCCGGCGAGGCGCTGTTCGCCTTTCTGCGCTCGATGGTGCTGCAGTGGGGGGCGGCGGACCGCGGGCTGGTCGACGCCCTGTCGGGAATCGGCATCGACATCGCGTGCGCGGCTCCCGAGGCCGACGACGCCTTCAAGGCCATGCTCGGCGAGCTGCTGCGTGCCGCGCAGGAAGCGGGCACCGCCCGGCGCGACATCGAGATGCGGGATCTGAAGGCGATCCTGGTCGGTTGCCAGGCGATGCAGGCCTACGACTCGGCGCTCGCCGAGCGGGCGACCGACGTCGTCATCGATGGTTTACGCGTACAGCGTTAA